In Aythya fuligula isolate bAytFul2 chromosome 25, bAytFul2.pri, whole genome shotgun sequence, a single genomic region encodes these proteins:
- the SOX13 gene encoding transcription factor SOX-13 — MSMRSPVSPHLELDGAGSMVNCSIKTEEKKEGGYESPPGAAPSAEPRPSDPPGPPPREGTDPQALPQESHSPASDALEPRRSAFEPAVSSQEKLDFNKNLKEVMPTIEKLLSSDWKERLLGRNAAETKEVKGTQESLAEKELQLLVMINQLSTLRDQLLTAHSEQKNMAAMLFEKQQQQMELARQQQEQIAKQQQQLIQQQHKINLLQQQIQQVNMPYVMIPAFTPSHQPLPVTQDPQIALPIQPIPCKPVDYPVQLLHSPPPPTLKRPGGSSHLQMQETSQPLNLTAKPKGSELPSASSSPSLKMSSCQSLTPSHGATRELQTSPSNLPLGFLGEGDAITKAIQDARQLLHGHGGAMEGALSHPYRKDHVGLDASPVKERLEEAPAHRLDEALLSCEMDGSRHFPESRNNNHIKRPMNAFMVWAKDERRKILQAFPDMHNSSISKILGSRWKSMTNQEKQPYYEEQARLSRQHLEKYPDYKYKPRPKRTCIVEGKRLRVGEYKALMRNRRQDARQGYLIGPQGSQMPPASSDVLYPRAVGMQLTPPLMEHYLPRSVDPNMPVIVNTRSLKEGDGGGGGGGGGGGGDDGHSVADGEMYRYSEDEDSEGEDKSDGELVVLTD; from the exons ATGTCCATGAGGAGCCCCGTTTCTCCCCACCTGGAGCTCGATGGGGCGGGCAGCATGGTGAACTGCAGCATCAAGAcggaggagaagaaggagggcGGCTACGAGTCCccgccgggggctgcccccagcgcCGAGCCCCGTCCCAGTGACCCCCCGGGACCACCGCCGAGGGAGGGCACGGACCCCCAGGCCCTGCCACAG GAGTCCCATTCGCCCGCCAGCGATGCGCTGGAGCCCCGGCGCTCGGCCTTCGAGCCGGCTGTCAGCAGCCAGGAGAAGCTGGACTTCAACAAGAACCTAAAAGAGG TGATGCCAACCATCGAGAAATTGCTGTCCAGCGACTGGAAGGAGCGGCTGCTGGGCCGAAACGCTGCCGAGACCAAAGAAGTGAAGG GAACCCAGGAGAGCCTGGCGgagaaggagctgcagctcctcgtCATGATCAACCAGCTGTCCACGCTGCGGGACCAGCTCCTGACGGCGCACTCGGAGCAGAAGAACATGGCTGCGATGCTCTtcgagaagcagcagcagcagatggagctggcgaggcagcagcaggagcag ATCgcgaagcagcagcagcagctcatccagcagcagcacaaaatcAACCTGCTGCAGCAACAGATCCAG cagGTCAACATGCCGTACGTCATGATCCCCGCCTTCACCCCCAGCCACCAGCCTCTCCCCGTGACGCAGGACCCCCAGATAGCGCTGCCCATCCAGCCCATCCCCTGCAAACCAG TGGATTACCCcgtgcagctgctgcacagcccccCTCCTCCCACGCTGAAGAGACCCGGCGGCTCGAGCCACCTCCAGATGCAG GAGACCTCGCAGCCGCTGAACCTGACGGCCAAACCCAAAGGCTCCGAGCTCCCCAGTGCCTCCAGCTCGCCCAGTTTGAAGATGAGCAGCTGCCAATCCCTCACGCCGAGCCACGGGGCCACGAGGGAGCTGCAGACCAGCCCGTCCAACCTGCCTCTGG GCTTCCTGGGCGAAGGCGATGCCATCACCAAAGCCATCCAGGACGCGCGGCAGCTGCTGCACGGCCACGGCGGGGCCATGGAGGGCGCGCTCAGCCACCCCTACCGCAAG gATCACGTCGGTCTGGACGCCTCCCCGGTGAAGGAGCGGCTGGAGGAGGCCCCCGCGCACCGCCTGGACgaggctctgctcagctgcGAGATGGACG GCTCGCGGCACTTCCCCGAGTCCAGGAACAACAACCACATCAAGCGGCCCATGAACGCCTTCATGGTGTGGGCGAAGGATGAGAGGAGGAAGATCCTGCAAGCCTTCCCCGACATGCACAACTCCAGCATCAGCAAGATCCTGG GTTCCCGCTGGAAATCCATGACGAaccaggagaagcagccctaCTACGAGGAGCAGGCCCGGCTGAGCCGGCAGCACCTGGAGAAATACCCCGACTACAAGTACAAGCCCCGGCCCAAGCGCACGTGCATCGTGGAGGGGAAGCGGCTGCGCGTGGGCGAGTACAAGGCGCTGATGCGCAACCGGCGGCAGGACGCACGGCAGGGCTACTTGATAGG GCCGCAGGGCAGCCAGATGCCCCCCGCCTCCTCGGACGTGCTGTACCCGCGGGCGGTGGGCATGCAGCTGACGCCCCCCCTGATGGAGCACTACCTGCCCCGCAGCGTGGACCCCAACATGCCCGTCATCGTCAACACGCGCAGCCTCAAGGAAGGCGacggtggcggtggcggcggtggcggtggcggcgggggtGACGACGGGCACTCGGTGGCCGACGGCGAGATGTACCGCTACAGCGAGGACGAGGACTCGGAGGGCGAGGACAAGAGCGACGGCGAGCTGGTGGTGCTGACGGACTGA